One stretch of Tepidibacter hydrothermalis DNA includes these proteins:
- the pyrF gene encoding orotidine-5'-phosphate decarboxylase has product MIDKLIERIKELNNPTVVGLDPREEIIPEFIRKESYRKYGRTLKGLANAYFKFNKMIIDEIYDLVPAVKPQISMYEELGPDGIDCFIKTIKYAKEKNLIVISDIKRGDIASTAKSYSRGHIGRVSVGGNEHKVFDADFVTINGYMGYDAISPYIENCKELDKGMFVLVKTSNPNSGDIQDLKTEEGRYVYEHMGELVSKWGEELIGKYGFSKIGAVVGATYKEQGKILREQNPNTFFLVPGYGAQGATAEDLKGCFNEDGLGALINSSRGIIAAYKKDEYKDRYSEEEFHKAAREAVIRMRQDLLRVL; this is encoded by the coding sequence ATGATAGATAAGTTGATAGAGAGAATAAAAGAGCTAAATAATCCAACTGTTGTAGGGCTTGATCCTAGAGAAGAAATTATACCAGAATTTATAAGAAAAGAGTCTTATAGAAAGTATGGAAGAACATTAAAGGGACTTGCAAATGCTTACTTTAAATTTAACAAAATGATAATAGATGAAATATATGATCTAGTTCCAGCTGTAAAACCTCAAATATCTATGTATGAAGAACTAGGACCTGATGGAATAGATTGTTTTATAAAAACTATAAAATATGCAAAAGAAAAAAATCTTATAGTAATAAGTGATATAAAAAGAGGCGATATAGCATCAACTGCAAAGAGCTACTCAAGAGGACATATAGGAAGAGTAAGTGTTGGTGGAAATGAGCATAAAGTGTTTGATGCAGACTTTGTAACTATAAATGGATACATGGGATATGATGCGATAAGCCCTTATATTGAGAACTGTAAAGAGCTAGATAAAGGAATGTTTGTATTAGTAAAAACATCAAACCCTAATAGTGGAGATATACAAGATTTAAAAACTGAAGAGGGAAGATATGTATATGAACACATGGGAGAGCTTGTATCAAAATGGGGAGAAGAACTGATAGGAAAGTATGGATTCAGTAAAATAGGAGCAGTAGTAGGAGCAACTTATAAAGAGCAGGGAAAAATACTTAGAGAGCAAAATCCAAATACATTCTTTTTAGTACCAGGATATGGAGCACAAGGTGCAACGGCTGAGGATTTAAAAGGATGCTTTAATGAAGATGGATTAGGAGCTTTGATAAATTCATCAAGAGGAATAATAGCAGCTTATAAAAAAGATGAGTATAAAGATAGATATAGCGAAGAAGAGTTTCACAAGGCTGCAAGAGAAGCGGTAATTAGAATGAGACAAGACTTACTTAGAGTACTTTAA
- a CDS encoding dihydroorotase, with protein MKLLIKNARVINPKTNFDKVTDVLIENSIVKKIHENIEEKVDREIDASGYIVSPGFVDVHVHLREPGFEYKEDIETGALSAARGGFTTICAMPNTDPVIDCEEVVRYIKDKAKKAVVNVEVIGSITKGQNGKKLSDIESMKRLGIIAISEDGKTVEDEKLLFRGMELAKKYDIPVLSHCEDKSLAGDGVMNESTRSKTLNLKGISSESEEVIVKRDIEIAKEAGAKIHICHISTKGSVELVRKAKKDNIDVTCEVCPHHFSLADESVEVDNANMKMSPPLRSKEDVEEIKRGLKDGTIDIIATDHAPHHKSEKDCGFEKAANGIVGLETALSLGITNLVKEDVLSINELINKMSLNPSNLINIDRGSIEEGKIADITIFDEKEIYRIDSSKFRSKSKNTPFDKMKVFGKVKYTIVNGEVVYEGDED; from the coding sequence ATGAAACTATTGATTAAAAATGCAAGGGTTATAAATCCTAAGACGAACTTTGATAAAGTTACAGATGTTCTTATTGAAAATAGTATAGTAAAAAAAATACACGAAAATATAGAAGAAAAAGTTGATAGAGAAATAGATGCGAGTGGATACATAGTATCTCCTGGGTTTGTAGATGTACATGTTCACCTTAGAGAACCTGGATTTGAATATAAGGAAGATATAGAAACAGGTGCTTTAAGTGCTGCAAGAGGAGGATTTACTACTATATGCGCTATGCCAAATACTGATCCAGTTATAGATTGTGAAGAGGTAGTTAGATATATAAAAGATAAGGCTAAAAAAGCTGTTGTGAATGTTGAGGTTATAGGAAGCATAACTAAAGGACAAAATGGAAAAAAGTTGAGCGATATAGAAAGTATGAAAAGATTGGGAATAATTGCTATAAGCGAAGATGGAAAGACTGTTGAAGATGAAAAGTTGCTTTTTAGAGGAATGGAATTAGCTAAAAAATATGATATTCCTGTACTTTCTCACTGTGAGGATAAGAGTCTTGCAGGAGACGGGGTTATGAATGAGAGTACAAGATCTAAGACATTAAATCTTAAAGGAATATCTAGTGAATCTGAAGAGGTTATAGTTAAAAGAGATATAGAAATTGCAAAAGAAGCAGGAGCTAAAATTCATATATGCCATATAAGTACTAAGGGAAGTGTTGAATTAGTAAGAAAAGCTAAAAAAGATAATATAGATGTAACTTGTGAAGTTTGTCCTCATCACTTCTCACTTGCAGATGAAAGCGTTGAAGTAGATAATGCAAATATGAAGATGAGTCCACCTTTAAGATCTAAAGAAGATGTTGAGGAAATAAAAAGAGGTTTAAAAGATGGAACTATAGATATTATAGCTACAGATCATGCACCTCACCATAAAAGTGAAAAAGATTGTGGATTTGAAAAAGCTGCAAATGGGATAGTAGGACTTGAAACAGCACTATCACTTGGAATAACTAACTTAGTAAAAGAAGATGTACTAAGTATAAATGAGCTTATAAATAAGATGAGTTTGAATCCTTCAAATCTTATAAATATAGATAGAGGAAGTATAGAAGAGGGAAAAATTGCTGATATAACTATCTTTGATGAAAAAGAGATTTATAGAATAGATTCTAGTAAATTTAGATCAAAGTCAAAAAATACTCCGTTTGACAAAATGAAAGTTTTCGGAAAAGTAAAGTACACGATAGTAAACGGAGAAGTTGTATATGAGGGGGATGAAGATTAG
- a CDS encoding TolC family protein — MKKIITGILLVIFTFISSINAYADEKSVEDKINISIEEAIEEAIKNSTELKSSDLDIEIKEIELDEAKHTEKKYDNSDISLGTVEGFQLDANMMSKKAEYALEEEKIKKDYKKEDIKHNVTQAYYGSLNARDYMNVAKDNLENVQRNRDIVNKKYELGVASKSDLIMADISLNEAKASFEKSKTDLEKAYRSLNMILNYPLDTKIELTSSFKQEVFDENLDEDLEKAYESRFDIIQMNHNYELVKLDFETNSIMYPSNTYKYKTKERNLAKIESGLADVKNMVEFDIRGKYDDVINAQNQIELAKANVEKTKEVLRLKEFAYNVELGTLLEVDNALNQLYNSKIALSNAISSYNLAVIDYDKAVSIGTVK; from the coding sequence ATGAAAAAAATAATTACTGGGATATTATTAGTAATCTTTACATTTATAAGTTCGATAAATGCATATGCAGATGAAAAGTCTGTTGAAGATAAAATAAACATTTCGATTGAGGAAGCTATAGAAGAGGCAATAAAAAATTCAACGGAGCTTAAAAGTAGTGATCTAGATATTGAAATAAAAGAAATAGAACTTGATGAGGCTAAACATACAGAGAAAAAATATGATAATAGTGATATTTCACTTGGAACAGTAGAAGGATTTCAATTAGATGCAAATATGATGTCTAAAAAAGCTGAGTATGCTCTTGAAGAAGAAAAAATAAAAAAGGATTATAAAAAGGAAGATATAAAACATAATGTAACTCAAGCTTACTATGGCTCTCTTAATGCTAGAGATTATATGAATGTTGCAAAGGATAATTTAGAAAATGTTCAAAGAAATAGAGATATTGTAAATAAAAAATATGAACTTGGAGTTGCTTCAAAATCAGATTTAATAATGGCGGATATATCTTTAAATGAGGCAAAAGCAAGTTTTGAAAAATCTAAAACTGATTTAGAAAAAGCATATAGATCATTGAATATGATTTTGAATTATCCACTCGATACAAAAATTGAACTTACATCCAGCTTTAAACAAGAAGTATTTGATGAAAACTTGGATGAAGATTTAGAAAAAGCTTATGAAAGTAGATTTGATATAATTCAAATGAATCATAATTATGAACTTGTCAAACTTGATTTTGAGACAAATTCAATAATGTATCCATCTAATACATATAAATACAAAACTAAAGAAAGAAATTTAGCAAAAATCGAAAGTGGTTTAGCAGATGTTAAAAACATGGTTGAATTTGATATCAGAGGAAAATATGATGATGTAATAAATGCTCAAAATCAGATAGAGCTTGCTAAAGCAAATGTAGAAAAAACAAAAGAGGTATTAAGACTTAAGGAATTTGCATATAATGTAGAGCTTGGAACACTTCTTGAAGTTGATAATGCTTTAAATCAATTATATAATTCAAAAATAGCTCTTTCAAATGCAATATCAAGCTACAATTTGGCAGTGATTGATTATGATAAGGCTGTGAGCATAGGAACTGTAAAATAA
- a CDS encoding response regulator transcription factor — MKKILIIEDDISIAELEKDYLEINGFNVEIETTGLAGLKKASEENFDLIILDLMLPEIDGFSICKSIRKIKEIPILMVSAKGESVDKIRGLGLGADDYITKPFSPNELVARVKSHLNRYKRLTEKVSTPKEVIEINGLSIDNYSRRVYLNEKEIVLASKEYDVLNLLARNPNRVFSKEEIFERVWGFDSLGEISTITVHIRRIREKIEKDTSNLQYIETIWGIGYRFKA, encoded by the coding sequence ATGAAAAAAATTCTAATAATTGAAGATGATATAAGTATTGCTGAACTTGAAAAAGATTACTTGGAAATAAATGGTTTCAATGTTGAAATAGAGACTACAGGACTTGCAGGACTAAAAAAAGCTAGTGAGGAAAATTTTGATTTAATAATACTGGATTTAATGCTTCCAGAAATAGATGGATTTTCAATATGTAAAAGTATTAGAAAAATAAAAGAAATACCAATATTGATGGTATCTGCAAAAGGTGAATCTGTTGATAAAATAAGAGGACTTGGACTTGGAGCAGATGATTATATAACAAAGCCGTTTAGTCCAAATGAATTAGTGGCAAGAGTAAAATCACATTTAAATAGATATAAGAGGCTTACTGAAAAAGTAAGTACTCCAAAAGAAGTAATAGAAATTAATGGTCTTAGTATAGATAATTATTCAAGACGTGTTTATTTAAATGAAAAAGAAATAGTATTAGCTTCTAAAGAGTATGATGTACTAAATCTATTAGCAAGAAATCCTAACAGAGTATTTAGCAAAGAAGAAATATTTGAAAGAGTATGGGGTTTTGACTCCTTAGGAGAGATATCAACAATAACGGTTCATATAAGAAGAATACGTGAGAAAATAGAAAAGGATACTTCAAATCTACAGTACATAGAGACTATTTGGGGTATAGGCTATAGATTTAAAGCATAA